The following are encoded in a window of Sminthopsis crassicaudata isolate SCR6 chromosome 3, ASM4859323v1, whole genome shotgun sequence genomic DNA:
- the B3GALT1 gene encoding beta-1,3-galactosyltransferase 1: MASKVSCLYVLTVVCWASALWYLSITRPTSSYSGSRPFTNVAAARKNVTFGNIRTRPINPHAFEFLINEPKKCEKSTPFLVILISTTHKEFDARQAIRETWGDENNFKGIKIATLFLLGKNADPVLNQMVEQESQIFHDIIVEDFIDSYHNLTLKTLMGMRWVATFCSKAKYVMKTDSDIFVNMDNLIYKLLKPNTKPRRRYFTGYVINGGPIRDVRSKWYMPRDLYPDSNYPPFCSGTGYIFSADVAELIYKTSLHTRLLHLEDVYVGLCLRKLGIHPFQNSGFNHWKMAYSLCRYRRVITVHQITPEEMHRIWNDMSSKKHLRC, encoded by the coding sequence CAAAGGTCTCATGTCTCTATGTTTTGACAGTCGTGTGCTGGGCCAGTGCTCTTTGGTACCTAAGTATAACTCGTCCTACTTCTTCCTACTCCGGCTCTCGGCCGTTTACTAATGTTGCTGCGGCCAGGAAGAACGTTACCTTTGGTAATATAAGAACTCGACCTATAAACCCACATGCATTTGAGTTTCTCATAAATGAGCCTAAGAAATGTGAGAAAAGCACCCCCTTTCTCGTCATCCTCATTAGTACCACACACAAGGAATTTGATGCCCGGCAGGCTATCCGAGAGACGTGGGGAGATGAAAACAACTTTAAGGGGATCAAAATCGCCACTCTCTTTCTCCTAGGGAAGAATGCCGATCCTGTTCTAAATCAGATGGTGGAACAAGAAAGCCAAATTTTCCATGACATCATCGTGGAGGACTTCATTGACTCATACCATAACCTCACCCTAAAAACTTTAATGGGGATGAGATGGGTTGCCACTTTCTGCTCAAAAGCCAAGTATGTCATGAAAACAGATAGTGACATTTTTGTAAACATGGATAATCTCATCTATAAACTACTAAAACCCAACACCAAACCAAGGAGAAGATACTTCACTGGCTATGTCATCAATGGAGGACCGATCCGGGATGTCCGCAGTAAGTGGTACATGCCCAGAGATTTGTACCCAGACAGCAATTACCCGCCGTTCTGCTCAGGGACCGGCTATATCTTTTCAGCCGATGTGGCAGAACTCATTTACAAGACCTCACTCCACACAAGACTGCTTCATCTGGAGGATGTGTATGTGGGACTGTGTCTTCGGAAGTTGGGCATTCACCCTTTCCAAAACAGTGGCTTTAATCACTGGAAAATGGCCTATAGCTTGTGTAGATATCGCCGAGTTATTACTGTGCATCAAATCACACCAGAAGAAATGCACAGGATCTGGAATGACATGTCAAGCAAGAAACATCTCCGGTGTTAA